GTCGGTGTCGTGGCTGTCACGCTGGTTATGCTACCGTTTGTTGGTCGGGATTTCTTCCCCCACGTCGACGCAGGCCAAATACGCTTACACATGCGGGCACCAGCCGGAACCCGCCTGGAAGCTACTGAGCAGATTTCAGCTAAAACGACCGAAATTGTCCGGGAGGTGATCCCTGCCGAGGAAGTCGGGTCGGTGATTAGTAATATTGGCTTGACTTCGGAACGCTATAACTTCTTTTTCTCCGACAATGCCACGGCGAGTTCGGCCGATGCTGAATTGCTGATTTCATTGAATGAAGAACGCTCACAATCGACCGACGATTATGTACGCGCCCTTCGGACAAAACTTCGTGACGAAATGCCTGAGGTTACGTACTTCTTCCTGCCAGCCGATATTGTCAGCCAGATTCTGAACTTTGGCCTGACATCTACCATCGACGTACAGATTTCGGGTTTTGATCGGGCTAATAACCTGAAAATTACCCGTGAAATGCAGGCAAAAATAGCGCAGATACCGGGGATGGTCGATGTGCATCTGCATCAGGTGCTGGACGCGCCCGAACTCTTTCTGGATGTGGACCGTGAGCGGGCGAGTCAGTTTGGATTAACCGAGCAGCGTGTAGCTACCAACCTGAATATCTCGCTGAGTGGTACAGGCCAAACCCGCCCGAACTTCTGGCCGGACCCCAATACGGGATTCCCCTACATTATTGCCGTACAAACTCCCCCTTACAAACTGGATTCCTACGATAAGCTGTTGCGGACACCAATCACGCCGGGTCAGCAGGCCAGTCCTCAACTGTTGAGCAACATCACGACCGTTAAGCGTACAACAGCCCCTGTCATCATCAACCGGGTCAATACGCAACCGACCTATGACATCTACGGTGGGGTTGAAAAAACGGATCTGGGTTCAGTCGCAAAGGAATTGAATAAACTGGCGGCTGAATACAAAACACAGTTGAAGCCGGGTAACGTGATCTCGATTCGGGGACAGGTCGAAAGTATGGAGAGTGCGTTCAGTCGGCTGGGGCTGGGCATTGTGTTTGCGGCCCTGTTTGTATACCTGCTGATGGTGGTCAACTTCCAGTCGTTCCGGTATCCGTTCATTATCATCACTGCTTTGCCCGGAGCGTTGTGCGGAATGGTCTGGATGCTGTTTCTGACGGGGACTACGTTTAGCATTCCGTCGCTGATGGGGGCCATTATGAGCGTGGGGGTAGCTACAGCAAACAGTATTCTGCTGGTTAGCTTTGCCAAGGATTATCTGCCCGAAGTGGCCGGAAACGCCTATGCGGCAGCACTGGAAGCCGGTCGGACCCGGCTGCGTCCTATTCTGATGACAGCCATTGCCATGATCATCGGTATGTTGCCTATGTCGCTGGGATTAGGCGAGGGTGGAGAGCAAAACGCGCCACTGGGTCGGGCTGTTATTGGGGGCCTTTTACTGGCAACCTTTACCACGCTATTGTTTGTACCCGTTGTGTTTAGTTCGCTGGCTCGTAAAACCGATGTCAAACCCATAGACGCTGCCCCTGTAGCCGAAGAAGTGTAATTTTAATGGATAATGAACAATATAAAATGGGTTATACCCAGATGATATGTCTTAGTGTTCATTGATCATTGTTCATTTAGTATAAGATGAGTATCATTTATCACATTGTTCCAGCGGCCGATTGGGTTCGTTACGAAAATGAGCCGGTTTATGAAGCCGCCAGTTTGCAGACTGAGGGATTCATTCACCTGTCGACGAAAGAGCAGGTAGATGGAACGTTGAGTCGCTATTATCAGAACGTACCCGATTTGCTGTTACTGCACGTTGATACCGATAAATTGGCGTATGAACTTAAGTACGAGCCATCGACCAATGATGAATTGTTTCCGCATGTGTATGGCCCGCTCAACAAAGAAGCCATAGTAACTATACAGCGTTTGAATTGATTGACTTTTAAGTACTTATATGAAAGCGTTACGAATCATTATTCCACTCCTGGCCCTGATTGCCCTATTTGTGTTTTTCGGGGTGTTGCCGCGAATTCGCAATAGTCAGGAGTTAAAGGCAGAAGCCGTTGCCGAAAAAAATCGGGAACCGATTGTGAATGCGGTACCGCTGAAATACTCGTCAGATACAACCGGACTGATATTACCCGGCCAGATTCAACCCTATCGGCAAACCCCTTTATATGCCCGTACGCAGGGCTTTTTGCGTCGGTGGTATGTGGATATTGGTACGCAGGTGAAGCAAGGTCAGTTACTGGCTACTATCGATGCTCCCGAACTGGATCAGGACATTGCTCGTGCCAAAGCCGACCAGCAACTCGCTCAAACAAATCTGGATCGTTTGCAGAGTGTACAGTTGCCGGGTGCGGTAGCTAAGCAGGACGTCGATACCCGCCAGTCGGCGGTAACGGTGGCGCAGGCGAATGTTCGTCGGCTGGAAGCGCTGAAGGATTTACAGCAGATTCGGGCTCCATTCAGCGGGGTTATCACTAGTCGGACAGCCGAAAATGGCGTTCTGGTATCGCCCGGTGCCGGACAGCCGCTGTTCACCATTTCCGAAATTGGCACCCTGCGGGTATTTGTCGATGTGCCGCAAACCTATTTCCAGTACGTAAAAGTGGGTTTGCCAGCCACAGTGGTTATTCCTGAATTAAAAAATCAGAAATTTACGGGTAAGGTTGTTCGCACGTCGGGTACGTTGCGCAATGAGTCACGGACGCTGCTGGCCGAAGTGGTTATTCCGAATCCGAAAGGTAATCTGCCATCAGGTTTGTATAGTCAGGTTAAATTCGACATGATCAATGCTAATGCGCCCGTGCTGATTCCGGCCAATGCGCTGCAAATAACGCCACAAGGGCCTCAGGTAGTGGTGGTCGATGCCGATCAGCGGGTTCGGTTTGTGCCCATTACACTTGGGCGCGATTATGGAACGACCCTTGAGGCCGCCAGTGGATTGACCGGACGCGAATTCGTCGTTACCAATCCCAACGACCAGCTTCGCGATGGACAGAAAGTAAGGCTTCGGAAGCCAATTGCCGAAAAAACAGTGGCACGTACCTAGATGAAGAAACATATTTTTAGCGTATGGTTTTTGGCTTGTAGTGGGTTAGCCTATGCGCAGACAACGCCCGTTAATCCGACCGGAGGGGCCGTCACAATTCAGCCAAACGCCAGCCCAGCGACTGGGCAAGGTACCATTCAACCCCAGAATCCAGGAAATACACCCGGTGGTACTCAGCTACCCACTACCTCATCGTCGTCAGTAGACAATGATCTGGCTCCGACCTTGACGGTTAGTGGTTTCAAGCGATTTAGTGATCCACTACTCGAATCGCTGATTCAGTTGGGCCTCGACAATAGCCCCAATCTTAAAGCCGCTTTGAGCCGTCTGGAAGAAGCACGGATTCGGGTACGGGTAGCCCAATCGTTTCTGTCGCCATCCCTGCGGAGTTCGGCGTTGATCACGACCCAAAGTCTGTCGCAACATCGGCCGCTGGCACTTACAACGGCTGCTCCTGACGAATTGCCGCGTTTTCAACTGAACACGTTTCAGCTATTACCCATCGATGCCAGCTACGAACTGGATCTGTTCAAACGGATTCGGAGCACCATTGCCGTAACCGAATTACAGGCTCAGGCCAGCATCGCCGACTATCAGGCGTTCCGGTTATCGCTGGCAGCCGACATTGCGCGGACGTATCTGCTCATTCGGGGGAATGATGCCGAACAGGCCGTTTTTCGCCGGAACATCCAGTCGCGCGATACTACCCTTTCGATACTTCGCGAACGCTTCCGGGTAGGTTTGATCAATCAGATCGATGTGCAGCGGGCCGAAACCGATTATGCTACGTTGCAGGTAACACTCAAAGGGCTGGAGCGTGCCCGTGTTGAACTGGTCAATGGATTGGCGCAGCTTTGTGCCCAGGACCCAACTCAATTTTCGGTACCCATAGGTACACTGCCAACCACCGTTCCGGTTTATCCGTATGCCAGTGTCGCTCCCGAACAAGTACAACGTCGGCCCGATTTGATTCAGCTAAGTCGGCAAAATCAGGTGGCTACAGCACAGGTTACGCTCCAGCAGAACAGCACGCTTCCCAGAGTGAATCTGGTTGGTTCAGGGGGCGTCCTTTCCGGACGGATTGGCCCCTGGTTTACACCGAGCAGTGCCACCTACATTGTGGGCGTAAATGCATCCGTTCCGTTGTATGAAGGGCATCGGGCCAAACAGAATATTGCTCTCTCGAAGCAGCAGGTTCAGACGGCTCAGCAAACCTATCAACAAGCCGTACAACTCGCTCAACGAGATGCCGAAACCGCCCTCGACAACCTGACCTTACTGCGCCAACAAATTGACTTACAAGGCCAAACGCTGACCTTGGCCCGCCGGACCGAACAGTATAATCGTGAGCTTTACGTTCGGGGTTTAGCCACCTATCTGGAAGTACTCGATGCTCAGCGTACGATTCTTACGGCCGAACAGCAACTGGCTCAACTACGCAGCCAGGAGATGCAATATGCCGTCGCTCTGCTTCGTGCCATTGGTGGTGATTATTAATTAGTTTACGAATTTTAGAATCCGGTTTCTATTTGGTTGCCGTCTGCTAAAAAAATAAATAAAACACCCTCGCTGGATCGTAGGCTCTTCGTTCCGTTTGGTTGGAAATCGTAACTTGGACTTCGAAAATCAGTTATATACTAGCAACTTTGCTATAACTTATCGAGGTATCAATGAATCATACGTATGTAGTTATTATGGCGGGAGGTGTCGGAACTCGATTCTGGCCGTTCAGCCGCACAAGCTATCCAAAACAATTCCACGACGTACTCGGCACTGGCCGAACCTTACTGCAACAAACCGCCGACCGTTTTGAGGGCATTTGCCCACCTGAGCATATCTTCATCGTTACGAGCTGGCTTTATAAAGACCTCTGCCAAGAGCAATTACCACAGTTGTCAGACGATCAGGTACTTTGTGAACCCATTGCGCGGAATACAGCTCCCTGTATCGCCTATGCGTGTTACAAAATCGCTCAGCATGACCCGGAAGCCAATATTATCGTAGCACCGGCAGACCATATTATCCTGAAAGAAGAAGAGTTTCAGCGTACCATTAAAACGGCGCTCCAGGCTACAACAGGTCAGGATATTCTGGTGACACTGGGTATCCAGCCCAGCCGCCCTGATACGGGTTATGGATACATTCAGTATATCCCGGAATCGGGTGATGCGATTAAAAAAGTAAAGACATTTACCGAAAAACCGCATCTCGAACTGGCGCAGCAGTTTGTTGCAAGTGGTGAGTTTGTCTGGAACGCCGGAATTTTTGTCTGGAATGTTCAGGCCATCATCAAGGCGTTTGAACAATACCTGCCTGAAGTAGCTGAAATTTTTGCCGAAGGGGCTGATATATACTATACAGAAGGCGAAAAAGCCTTTGTCGATAAAGCGTACTCGCTTACCAAAAGCATTTCTATCGACAACGGCGTAATGGAAAAGGCCGGTAATGTACACGTGGTATTGAGCGACTTCGGCTGGTCGGATCTGGGTACGTGGAAATCGCTTTACGAAGTGTCGGACAAAAACGAAGACTTCAACGTGATCGACGGTCATATTATGCTATACGACACCAAAAACTGTATCATCAAAACGCCGAAAGATCGGCTAGTAGTGGTTAATGGCCTGGACGGTTATATTGTAGCCGAGTATGATAACGTCCTGATGATCTGTCGGAAAGAAGAAGAGCAAAAAGTCAAAAACTTTGTTGCCGACGCGAAAGAACGAGGCACGGAGTTTGTGTAGCATCGATTAACTTCCCGAGAGTTTCCGTTCTCGGGAAGTTAAATCCGCCTGTTAAACAGCCTGCAGGGCAATGGCAGAAATGCTCTGTTCGTTAGCTTTGCAAATGGTGCTCTAAGACTGCCTTGTGAAAAAAGTAATTTACCTAAGTTTTTCGCTGTTACTGACGACTCTGCTGCTGGAGTGTAAAGAAACCAACACGGATTTCTCACCCGGAGCTGGCGATACGCGTATTACAGGTACCTGGCGGCTTGTTGAACGGCTCTTTCAGGTCAATGTCAATACGACCGCCTATGATTCGGTCTTTGTGAAAGGCTACTATAAAATTGATTCGACACTCGTAAACGGGCAATACGTTAAGGATTCGGTCTTTGTAAAAGATCACTATGTGAGGGATACCATCCAAATTACGAAATCGGTTGATGTTATTAGTCGGTATCCTGGTAGTCGCCCCCAAACCCTGACATTCAACACCGATGGCAAGCTAACAGCCAATGGGGATTCGATGTCCTACTACTTTCCCATCAAGTATTACCGGGTCGATACGACCTACCCGGATAGTCTGGGTATAAATTTTTACATAAATACCAACCGGGCAAACGTCTATTTTCAACAGGGATTACGTTTCAAAGGTGATACACTAATGTTCCTGCCCCGTTGTGAACGCCCCTGCTATTCGAAGTTTATCCGGGCGAAGTAAACGCGTTTCTACTGCTTGGTTGCTGTAAGGGTTACCGATGTCGTGCTGAACGGGTAATTGGCGAGATTCAGCGTGCCTAGTACCCAACTTCCTACTTTGGTACTGCCATTATACAGCTCAATGGTGTTATCGGCTCGCTGTAGAGTAATGGTTTTACTTTCCGAAAAAGTCGAACTGCCCGACGAGCTGGCTGTCGTGTAGGAAAGGGTAAGATCAACTTTATCCAGCGCACTTCCATTGCGTACTAGGGCCACATTACCACTGGCTACGGTCGTTGGCTGGTTGCTACTGGCCAGACTGATCGTAGTAAATGTATACGTTCCTGCTACACTTTTGGCCATGTCGGGGTCGGGAATGGTTTCGGCTTTTTTACAGCCACTGATCACAAATAGACAGATAGAAAGGATAGCTAACCAATAAGTAAATGAATTGAATGATTTCAGCATAGGATTTAGAAACTATTAATCTTTGCCATTGCTCTGACCGGAAACGTACCAGCTCCTTTAAGTTTGGGGGGTGCAGCCGTAAAGGTAAAGCCTTCAGTCGGAACAGAGGATAAATTGCACAAGTGTTCCACAATCAGAATGTTTGCACCAAGTAACGTTGTGTGTACCGGACGGCTATTTCCGCGTGTATCGTCGATATTGTGGGAGTCGATCCCAACCAGCTTTACCCCGCAATCGCGTAAGTAATCAGCCGCATCGGCCGTCAGAAATGGGTGGTTCTCGTAATACGTTTCAGTGTTCCAGAAGGCATCCCAGCCGGTATGAATCAGCACAGCCCGATTTCGTAGCTCGTAATTTCGTAAATGAGCGTCGGTAATCGCCAGGGTATCGGTATGAGGAATGCGAATCACGATGCCTTCCAGATCGGTGAATGCTTCCAGGCCAACCTGCGACAAATCATCTCCATCCTCAAAACGATGAAACGGACAATCCAGATAAGTCCCCGTGTTGGTAACCATTTCGATCTTGCCAATCTGAAACTCCGTACCCGGTGCATAGAGTTGCCGTGACCGTTCACGACTCAGATAATCGCAGATGATCGGGGCGGGGAGACCTTTGTAGGTAACCAATCCATTCTCGATCGTATGGCTTAGATCGATCAGGTAACTTCCCGAATGGCTTTTGGGCGAAGGGTTTCGTTTATGGGGTTCTATAATGATTTCTTTGTTGATTATCTGGGCTTTA
This window of the Spirosoma aerolatum genome carries:
- a CDS encoding efflux transporter outer membrane subunit — encoded protein: MKKHIFSVWFLACSGLAYAQTTPVNPTGGAVTIQPNASPATGQGTIQPQNPGNTPGGTQLPTTSSSSVDNDLAPTLTVSGFKRFSDPLLESLIQLGLDNSPNLKAALSRLEEARIRVRVAQSFLSPSLRSSALITTQSLSQHRPLALTTAAPDELPRFQLNTFQLLPIDASYELDLFKRIRSTIAVTELQAQASIADYQAFRLSLAADIARTYLLIRGNDAEQAVFRRNIQSRDTTLSILRERFRVGLINQIDVQRAETDYATLQVTLKGLERARVELVNGLAQLCAQDPTQFSVPIGTLPTTVPVYPYASVAPEQVQRRPDLIQLSRQNQVATAQVTLQQNSTLPRVNLVGSGGVLSGRIGPWFTPSSATYIVGVNASVPLYEGHRAKQNIALSKQQVQTAQQTYQQAVQLAQRDAETALDNLTLLRQQIDLQGQTLTLARRTEQYNRELYVRGLATYLEVLDAQRTILTAEQQLAQLRSQEMQYAVALLRAIGGDY
- a CDS encoding cyclase family protein; protein product: MTQKRVKFDFVFEFTNGGSLKGEDFRLDIDGETLSDQALIDYVIADLRLLMVGKAQIINKEIIIEPHKRNPSPKSHSGSYLIDLSHTIENGLVTYKGLPAPIICDYLSRERSRQLYAPGTEFQIGKIEMVTNTGTYLDCPFHRFEDGDDLSQVGLEAFTDLEGIVIRIPHTDTLAITDAHLRNYELRNRAVLIHTGWDAFWNTETYYENHPFLTADAADYLRDCGVKLVGIDSHNIDDTRGNSRPVHTTLLGANILIVEHLCNLSSVPTEGFTFTAAPPKLKGAGTFPVRAMAKINSF
- a CDS encoding DUF952 domain-containing protein is translated as MSIIYHIVPAADWVRYENEPVYEAASLQTEGFIHLSTKEQVDGTLSRYYQNVPDLLLLHVDTDKLAYELKYEPSTNDELFPHVYGPLNKEAIVTIQRLN
- a CDS encoding mannose-1-phosphate guanylyltransferase; this translates as MNHTYVVIMAGGVGTRFWPFSRTSYPKQFHDVLGTGRTLLQQTADRFEGICPPEHIFIVTSWLYKDLCQEQLPQLSDDQVLCEPIARNTAPCIAYACYKIAQHDPEANIIVAPADHIILKEEEFQRTIKTALQATTGQDILVTLGIQPSRPDTGYGYIQYIPESGDAIKKVKTFTEKPHLELAQQFVASGEFVWNAGIFVWNVQAIIKAFEQYLPEVAEIFAEGADIYYTEGEKAFVDKAYSLTKSISIDNGVMEKAGNVHVVLSDFGWSDLGTWKSLYEVSDKNEDFNVIDGHIMLYDTKNCIIKTPKDRLVVVNGLDGYIVAEYDNVLMICRKEEEQKVKNFVADAKERGTEFV
- a CDS encoding efflux RND transporter periplasmic adaptor subunit, whose product is MKALRIIIPLLALIALFVFFGVLPRIRNSQELKAEAVAEKNREPIVNAVPLKYSSDTTGLILPGQIQPYRQTPLYARTQGFLRRWYVDIGTQVKQGQLLATIDAPELDQDIARAKADQQLAQTNLDRLQSVQLPGAVAKQDVDTRQSAVTVAQANVRRLEALKDLQQIRAPFSGVITSRTAENGVLVSPGAGQPLFTISEIGTLRVFVDVPQTYFQYVKVGLPATVVIPELKNQKFTGKVVRTSGTLRNESRTLLAEVVIPNPKGNLPSGLYSQVKFDMINANAPVLIPANALQITPQGPQVVVVDADQRVRFVPITLGRDYGTTLEAASGLTGREFVVTNPNDQLRDGQKVRLRKPIAEKTVART